A single genomic interval of Longimicrobium sp. harbors:
- the icd gene encoding NADP-dependent isocitrate dehydrogenase, with product MSDWQPTPPAGGERIEIRDGALQVPDQPILPFIEGDGTGPDIWAASQPVFDAAVERAYGGKRRIHWMEVLAGEKSFNQTGSWLPDATLDAFRGYLVGIKGPLTTPVGGGIRSLNVALRQVLDLYACVRPVRWFEGVPSPVKRPGDVDMVIYRENTEDIYAGIEFEEGTDDAARFSQLLAENFGARFKKVRFPETSGFGIKPVSREGTERLVRAAIEYALANGRRSVTLVHKGNIMKFTEGAFKTWGYELAEREFGDRVFTWAEYDRIKDAQGEDAANAAQKTAEGNGRIIIKDSIADAFLQQILTRGRDYDVIATLNLNGDYVSDALAAQVGGIGIAPGANINYVTGHAIFEATHGTAPKYAGKDQVNPGSVILSGEMMLRYMGWGEAADLIIRGLEGAISAKTVTYDFERLMEGATKVSCSEFGRRIIAHM from the coding sequence ATGTCCGACTGGCAGCCCACTCCCCCCGCGGGCGGCGAGCGCATCGAGATCCGCGACGGCGCGCTCCAGGTCCCCGACCAGCCCATCCTTCCCTTCATCGAGGGCGACGGCACCGGGCCCGACATCTGGGCGGCATCGCAGCCGGTCTTCGACGCCGCCGTGGAGCGGGCGTACGGCGGCAAGCGGCGCATCCATTGGATGGAGGTGCTCGCCGGCGAGAAGTCCTTCAACCAGACCGGGAGCTGGCTCCCCGACGCCACGCTGGACGCCTTCCGCGGCTACCTGGTGGGGATCAAGGGGCCGCTCACCACGCCCGTCGGCGGCGGCATCCGCTCGCTGAACGTGGCGCTGCGCCAGGTGCTGGACCTGTACGCCTGCGTGCGGCCGGTGCGCTGGTTCGAGGGGGTCCCCTCGCCCGTCAAGCGCCCGGGCGACGTGGACATGGTGATCTACCGCGAGAACACCGAGGACATCTACGCCGGCATCGAGTTCGAGGAAGGCACCGACGACGCGGCCCGCTTCAGCCAGCTCCTGGCCGAGAACTTCGGCGCCCGCTTCAAGAAGGTTCGCTTCCCCGAGACCAGCGGCTTCGGCATCAAGCCCGTGTCGCGCGAGGGGACGGAGCGCCTGGTGCGCGCGGCCATCGAGTACGCTCTGGCGAACGGGCGCCGCTCGGTGACGCTGGTGCACAAGGGGAACATCATGAAGTTCACCGAGGGCGCCTTCAAGACGTGGGGCTACGAGCTGGCCGAGCGCGAGTTCGGTGACCGCGTCTTTACCTGGGCCGAGTACGACCGCATCAAGGACGCGCAGGGCGAGGATGCGGCCAACGCGGCGCAGAAAACGGCCGAGGGCAACGGGCGCATCATCATCAAGGACTCGATCGCCGACGCCTTCCTGCAGCAGATCCTGACGCGCGGCCGGGACTACGACGTGATCGCTACGCTCAACCTGAACGGCGACTACGTATCCGACGCGCTCGCGGCGCAGGTGGGCGGCATCGGGATCGCGCCCGGGGCGAACATCAACTACGTTACCGGTCACGCCATCTTCGAGGCGACGCACGGCACCGCGCCCAAGTACGCCGGCAAGGACCAGGTCAACCCGGGCTCGGTGATCCTCTCGGGCGAAATGATGCTCCGCTACATGGGTTGGGGCGAGGCGGCGGACCTGATCATCAGGGGGCTGGAAGGCGCGATCAGCGCCAAGACCGTTACTTATGACTTCGAGCGGCTGATGGAGGGCGCCACCAAGGTGTCGTGCTCCGAGTTCGGCCGCCGGATCATCGCCCACATGTAG